One segment of Purpureocillium takamizusanense chromosome 7, complete sequence DNA contains the following:
- the CWC15_2 gene encoding complexed with cef1p (EggNog:ENOG503NY3T~COG:A) — protein MTTAHRPTFDPARGKEALRGPAYHQRLLPAHTQLKFRKAGQGGDADHEPERDLAAELLAAEAAFLAKKNGGALPPPAHDDDDDEDDGDSASASKKRALPSGHDGHGNGGGGGDGDADDEEDLAAKRRRILEETREIDADDSSEEEDDDDSDDDDDDDDEDAELQRELERVRREREEKKKREEAERAKEEEEARERHIAYGNPLLNKQDFTMKRRWDDDVVFKNQARGTEDKGKKKEFVNDLLRSDFHRRFMNKYVR, from the exons ATGACGACCGCCCACAGGCCGACTTTTGACCCC GCCCGCGGCAAAGAGGCCCTCCGCGGCCCGGCTTACCaccagcgcctcctccccgcccacACGCAGCTCAAGTTCCGCAAGGCCGGCCAgggtggcgacgccgaccacgaGCCCGAgcgcgacctcgccgccgagctgctcgccgccgaggccgcttTCCTTGCCAAGAagaacggcggcgccctccccccgcccgcccacgacgacgacgacgacgaagacgatggcgactccgcctccgcctcgaaGAAGCGAGCCCTACCGTCGGGGCATGATGGACATGgaaacggcggcggtggcggggatGGCGATgcagacgacgaagaagaccTAGCggccaagcggcggcggattcTGGAGGAGACGCGCGAGattgacgccgacgacagcagcgaggaggaggatgacgacgatagcgatgatgatgacgacgacgacgacgaggatgccgaacTTCAGCGCGAACTCGAGCGTGTGCGCCGCGAGcgagaagaaaagaagaaacGAGAG GAGGCGGAGCgcgccaaggaggaggaagaggctcGCGAGCGGCACATTGCCTACGGCAACCCCCTTCTGAATAAGCAGGACTTTACCATGAAGCGCCgctgggacgacgacgtcgtgtTCAAGAACCAGGCCCGCGGCACCGAagacaagggcaagaagaaggagttTGTCAAC GATCTTCTGCGGTCCGACTTCCATCGTCGCTTTATGAACAAGTACGTCCGGTAA
- the CWC15_1 gene encoding complexed with cef1p (TransMembrane:11 (i41-62o117-136i145-170o176-199i211-234o240-260i308-331o351-372i405-429o467-487i499-519o)~EggNog:ENOG503NY3T~COG:A) gives MRSTRRERVPLLHGRQQQQQNPQLPHQIDAASRFQARRPRAVVALLALMVFCVSASGTLASVPQTQLLEDNICRRYYGGGGVHAAAAVDGGGSSAVDDERLCKAAAVQSRLAYLDGWRGMIEAIVGLFMAFPYGALADRIGRKPIILLSLVGFTLSGACIAGVLALGQAVSVQLVLLSPAFFMIGGGSCVVVSALYSAVSDVADEETRATSFLMISFGSLAGNFVGPVVSSALMQMSSPWVPLLASFAAMLLGAGVMAFVPETMAPRKEDPDDEPPMLFDTTGSMIRRHLRQSAAQLEGSLAILRKPALVIVLVCFLSPLPMAMAMSQLFAQYVSKRFGWSLASAGYLLSVRGVVNMLVLLAVVPGLSRLLLAPRRRQLGGGSSRKGGGGLSVAGKDRLLAQLSAVAMTLGCLLMAGGSIVQVVGGLVVNTLGAGLPPLVRSLAASFLDDGQQQQQQQQHTSKLQTLIGVTEAVSSLFAGPALAGLFSAGMDRGGAWMGLPYACLAVFLAATTMPLFLLRVPAGDCADLLQAEEEEEASGEGSIACIRGVEGECLLGFRCAAHVPLEDYPARMPGRSTFR, from the exons ATGCggtcgacgagacgagaGAGGGTGCCGCTTCTGCAcgggcgacagcagcagcagcaaaaccCCCAATTGCCGCACCAGATCGACGCGGCCTCGCGGTTCCaggctcgccggccgcgcgccgtggTGGCTCTGCTGGCCTTGATGGTGTTTTGCGTGTCCGCGTCTGGGACGCTCGCCAGCGTGCCGCAgacgcagctcctcgaggacaatATCTGTCGGCGGtactacggcggcggcggcgtgcacgcggcggccgccgttgacggtggtggtagtagtgccgtggacgacgagaggCTGTGtaaggcggcggccgtgcagTCGCGGCTGGCGTATCTCGATGGCTGGCGCGGCATGATCGAGGCCATTGTCG GCCTGTTCATGGCCTTTCCGTACGGAGCTCTCGCCGACAG AATCGGCCGCAAGCCCATCATCCTACTGTCCCTCGTCGGCTTCACCCTCTCCGGGGCGTgcatcgccggcgtcctcgcgcTCGGCCAGGCGGTCTCCGTGCAGCTTGTCCTGCTCTCCCCGGCCTTTTTCAtgatcggcggcggcagctgcgtgGTGGTGTCGGCGCTCTACTCTGCCGTGTCTGACGTCGCAGACGAAGAGACGAG AGCGACCTCCTTCCTCATGATCTCGTTCGGCAGCCTCGCAGGCAACTTTGTCGGacccgtcgtctcctcggcgctgatgcaaatgtcgtcgccgtgggtgccgctgctggccagcttcgccgccatgctcctCGGGGCCGGCGTCATGGCCTTTGTGCccgagacgatggcgccccGCAAGGAGGACCcggacgacgagccgccgaTGCTCTTCGACACGACGGGGTCCATGATCCGGCGGCACTTGCGgcagtcggcggcgcagctcgagggGTCGCTCGCCATCCTGCGGAAGCcggcgctcgtcatcgtcctcgtctgcTTCCTGTCGCCCCtgcccatggccatggccatgagcCAGCTGTTCGCGCAGTACGTCAGCAAGCGCTTCGGCTGGtcgctcgcctcggcgggctACCTGCTCTCggtgcgcggcgtcgtcaacatgctcgtcctgctcgccgtcgtgccgGGCCtgtcgaggctgctgctcgcaccgcgacgacgccaactcggcggcggctcctcccgcaagggcggcggcggcctgtccGTGGCGGGCAAGGACCGCCTCCTCGCACAGCTgtccgccgtggccatgaccctcggctgcctgctcatggccggcggcagcatcgtgcaggtcgtcggcggcctggtcgTCAACAcgctcggcgcgggcctcccgccgctggtgcgttccctggcggcgagcttcctcgacgatggccagcagcagcagcagcagcagcagcacacgtCCAAGCTGCAGACGCTCATCGGCGTCACCGAGGCGGTGAGCTCGCTGTTCGCGGGGCCGGCGCTCGCGGGGCTCTTCTCCGCCGGCATGGATCGCGGGGGCGCCTGGATGGGGCTGCCGTACGCGTGCCTGGCCGTGTTCctggccgccacgacgatgcccttgtTCCTGTTGAGGGTTCCTGCGGGGGACTGCGCGGACTTGTTGcaggcagaggaggaggaggaggcgtctGGAGAGGGGAGCATTGCGTGCATCcggggcgtcgagggggAGTGTCTGCTGGGCTTCCGCTGCGCAGCGCATGTCCCGCTGGAGGATTATccggcgaggatgccgggACGCTCGACGTTTCGATGA
- the CSR1_3 gene encoding phosphatidylinositol transfer protein csr1 (EggNog:ENOG503NTVK~COG:I): MATAFHVPTGHVGNLTSEQEEKLRDFWRTVYKLNDVYDAHGAPNGSATPAQLQRTTTASSQQSQSSRWGLFRRSTAEPASPQQTEVNATAQELDRLGLPRELHDVLSHHTPDTIRSMVIGAVKHEHPDSLALRFLRARKWDLDKALVMMFAAMDWRYREARIDQDVIPTGDGGALEAGEKGDVLSRDFVRQCRSGKSFAHGTDREGRPICYIRVRLHKSSDQVPESVNRYCTYLIETTRLTLNPPCETANLLFDMTDFTLANMDYPFVKFLIKCFEANYPESLGVILIHNAPWVFKGIWKMISGWMDPVIRSKVNFTYGSKDLDQFIAPEQLLKELGGEEDWDYTYLEPVPGENDLMKDTETRDRILKERKELASQFEVATQKWIKAEGTQAEELKDERNRLAAELRANYWRLDPYVRARCVLDRQGVIQGGKPVVWYPDVREETAVEEIDTKEKATVNAAPATVAAPSAAAA; encoded by the exons ATGGCGACTGCGTTCCATGTCCCGACCGGCCACGTCGGCAACCTCACCTCAGAACAGGAGGAGAAGTTGCGTGACTTCTGGCGAACCGTTTACAAGCTGAATGACGTCTACGATGCTCATGGCGCCCCCAACGGCTCAGCTaccccagcccagctccaACGCACCACAACTGCCTCGTCGCAGCAGTCGCAGTCCTCCCGATGGGGCCTCTTCCGACGCTCCACCGCCGAGCCGGCATCTCCTCAGCAGACCGAGGTCAACGCGACGGCGCAAGAGCTGGATCGCCTGGGCCTGCCTCGGGAACTACATGATGTCCTCTCCCACCACACGCCCGACACGATTCGCTCCATggtcatcggcgccgtcaagcaCGAGCACCCGGACTCACTGGCGCTGCGCttcctgcgcgcgcgcaagtGGGATCTTGACAAGGCGCTGGTCATGATgttcgccgccatggactgGCGATATCGCGAGGCTAGGATCGACCAGGACGTCATTCCAaccggcgacggtggcgccctTGAGGCCGGGGAAAAGGGCGATGTTCTGTCCCGAGACTTCGTGAGGCAGTGCCGCTCGGGCAAGAGCTTCGCCCATGGCACTGACAGAGAGGGCCGGCCCATTTGCTACATCCGCGTCCGCCTGCACAAGTCCTCGGACCAGGTGCCCGAAAGTGTCAATCGATACTGCACCTACCTTATCGAGACGACCCGCCTGACACTGAACCCCCCCTGCGAGACTGCA AACCTCCTGTTTGACATGACTGACTTCACCCTCGCCAACATGGACTATCCCTTCGTCAAGTTCCTCATCAAGTGCTTCGAGGCAAACTATCCGGAATCGCTTGGTGTCATTCTCATTCACAACGCCCCATGGGTGTTCAAGG GCATCTGGAAGATGATCTCAGGCTGGATGGACCCCGTCATTCGTTCAAAGGTTAACTTCACGTACGGAAGTAAAGACCTCGACCAATTCATCGCCCCGGAACAGCTTCTCAAGGAGCTCGGTGGCGAAGAGGACTGGGACTACACCTATCTCGAGCCTGTACCCGGCGAGAACGACCTCATGAAGGACACGGAGACGAGAGATCGCATCCTCAAGGAGCGGAAAGAGCTCGCCTCGCAGTTCGAGGTGGCAACACAGAAATGGATCAAGGCCGAGGGCAcccaggccgaggagctcaaggatGAGCGCAAtcgcctggccgccgagcttcGAGCCAACTACTGGAGGCTCGACCCGTACGTGCGCGCACGGTGTGTGCTCGACCGTCAAGGCGTGATCCAGGGCGGCAAGCCGGTGGTGTGGTATCCGGACGTGCGAGAAGAGACGGCCGTTGAGGAGATAGACACCAAGGAGAAGGCTACCGTGAATGCGGCCCCGGCCACCGTCGCGgcaccatcggcggcggctgcgtgA
- a CDS encoding Xylulokinase (EggNog:ENOG503NUTT~BUSCO:EOG09261HZD~COG:G) translates to MSSDTGPLYLGFDLSTQQLKAIVVNSDLKTVAQAKVDFDGDFSPKYGVSKGVHVRPSTGEVYAPVAMWMESLDLVLERLAAAMADRGASMARVAAVAGSGQQHGSVYWAAGAEDALAALDPARPLVAQLAPVLAHDWSPNWQDQSTQRECDAFDAELGGRERLAEVTGSGAHHRFTGAQIMRMKHVRPGVYDATARISLVSSWLASLLLGAIAPLDVGDVCGMNLWDMPNQRYSEALLALAAGGPGAPADELRRRLGEPVMDGGAALGRVSPYFVGRYGFAPACRVVPFTGDNPATILALPLRPLDAIVSLGTSTTFLMNTPKYKPDGAYHFFNHPTTRGSYMFMLCYKNGGLAREKVRDALPPRPTTSKTRTNSAAGNDGDGGDDPWAAFNKAVLDTPPLDVAKEGDRAKLGLYFPLRETVPNVRAGTWRFTCSAADGSDLTEFSSSSPSTRETWPAETDPRIITESQALSMRLRSQNLVHPPRDGLPAQPRRIYLVGGGSLNPAIARVVGEVLGGADGVYRLDVGGSACALGGAYKALWALERGDGETFDELIAKRWTEEGSIEKVDVGFRDDGTYQRYGNVLGAFEEMERRLLAQEKYDQGEK, encoded by the exons ATGAGTTCGGACACAGGGCCCCTGTATCTGGGCTTTGACCTGTCGACGCAGCAGCTCAAGG ccatcgtcgtcaactcGGACCTCAAGACGGTCGCGCAGGCCAAGGTCGACTTCGACGGCGACTTCAGCCCCAAGTATGGCGTCAGCAAGGGCGTGCACGTCcggccctcgacgggcgaggtctacgcccccgtcgccatgtGGATGGAGtcgctcgacctcgtcctcgagcgcctcgccgccgccatggccgaccgcggcgcgtccatggcccgcgtcgccgccgtcgccgggtccggccagcagcacggcagCGTCTactgggccgccggcgccgaggacgccctcgccgccctcgacccggccaggcccctcgtcgcccagctcgccccCGTGCTCGCCCACGACTGGTCCCCCAACTGGCAGGACCAGAGCACCCAGCGCGAGTGCGATGCCTTTGACGCGGAGCTCGGCGGTAGGGAGAGGCTGGCTGAGGTGACGGGCAGCGGGGCCCATCAT AGGTTCACGGGCGCGCAAATCATGCGCATGAAGCACGTCCGCCCCGGCGTGTAcgacgccacggcgcgcatctccctcgtctcgtcgtggctcgcctcgctgctcctcggcgccatcgcgcccctcgacgtcggcgacgtctgcgGCATGAACCTCTGGGACATGCCCAACCAGCGCTAcagcgaggcgctgctggccctcgccgcgggcgggcccggcgcgcccgccgacgagctgcgccgcagGCTGGGCGAGCCCGtcatggacggcggcgccgccctcggccgcgtctCCCCCTACTTCGTCGGCCGCTACGGCTTCGCGCCCGCGTGCCGCGTCGTGCCCTTCACCGGCGACAACCCGGccaccatcctcgccctgccgctgcgcccgctcgacgccatcgtctcgctcggcacctccaccaccttTCTCATGAACACGCCCAAGTACAAGCCCGACGGCGCGTACCACTTCTTCAACCACCCGACCACCCGCGGCAGCTACATGTTCATGCTGTGCTACAAGAATGGCGGCCTGGCGCGCGAAAAGGTCCGCgacgcgctgccgccccggccgacgacgagcaagacgaggacgaactcggccgccggcaacgatggtgatggtggcgacgaccCCTGGGCCGCCTTCAACAaggccgtcctcgacacCCCGCCCCTGGATGTGGCCAAGGAAGGCGACCGCGCCAAGCTGGGCCTGTACTTTCCCCTGCGCGAGACGGTGCCCAACGTCCGCGCCGGCACCTGGCGCTTCACgtgctccgccgccgacgggagCGACCTGACCGAGttctcatcatcatcaccatcgacgAGAGAGACCTGGCCCGCGGAGACGGACccgcgcatcatcaccgaGTCGCAAGCGCTGTCCATGCGGCTGCGCTCGCAGAACCTGGTGCAcccgccgcgcgacggcctgcccgcgcagccgcggcgcatctacctcgtgggcggcgggtcgcTGAACCCGGCCatcgcgcgcgtcgtcggcgaggtgctcggcggcgccgacggcgtgtaccgcctcgacgtcggggGCAGCGCgtgcgccctcggcggcgcgtacAAGGCCCTCTGGGCGCtggagcgcggcgacggcgagacctttgacgagctcatcgccaAGCGCTGGACGGAGGAGGGGTCCATCGAAAAGGTCGACGTCGgcttccgcgacgacggcacgtaCCAGCGGTACGGCAACGTGCTGGGCGCGTTTGAGGAGAtggagcggcggctgctcgcgCAGGAAAAGTATGACCAGGGGGAGAAAtga